The Algoriphagus sanaruensis genome window below encodes:
- a CDS encoding glycosyltransferase family 4 protein, with amino-acid sequence MANKPRHILFLQSSSEGYGSGKIILQVIQFYQKQGLSPVVLLTNHGPIEEELTKLNIPFFVHNLGILRRKYVSPLGLINRIQKNLKAYRFLAELHHRFSFELVYSNTLAVVIGAIWAKRNKLPHIWHIHEILPGPLPLVKGLASLLEQSTPNPIAVSQAVADHWQPLLKKSRLEVIHNGIPYRAFFEAKPSLKQELGIPSSRFLIGMVGRINPGKGQLFFLQIAEEILKSYADTHFVLVGDPFPGYEPILEEIKTQIQQKGLERNVSYLGFRDDIPEVMASLDIFMLPSILPDSFPTVVLEAMASSKPVIATKSGGASEMVVNGETGILIPVGDIEEGVRALETLLSNHELSLQMGKNGQERVLQVYSLESFEQKITAHLWRNLKRN; translated from the coding sequence ATGGCGAATAAACCCCGACATATTCTTTTTCTTCAAAGTTCCTCAGAGGGCTATGGTTCGGGAAAAATCATCCTTCAGGTCATCCAATTTTATCAAAAACAGGGTCTTTCTCCAGTAGTTTTATTGACCAATCATGGACCGATTGAAGAAGAACTCACCAAACTGAACATTCCTTTTTTTGTCCATAATCTGGGCATTTTAAGACGCAAGTATGTCAGTCCGCTTGGCTTAATCAACAGAATCCAAAAGAACCTAAAAGCGTATCGCTTTCTGGCAGAATTGCACCATCGGTTCTCCTTTGAATTGGTGTATTCCAATACACTTGCGGTGGTCATTGGGGCCATTTGGGCCAAACGAAATAAGCTTCCCCATATTTGGCATATTCATGAAATCTTGCCAGGGCCTTTACCCTTGGTCAAAGGGTTGGCATCTTTGCTGGAACAGTCCACCCCAAATCCCATCGCAGTTTCTCAAGCAGTGGCGGATCATTGGCAACCCCTTCTAAAAAAATCAAGGCTTGAAGTCATCCACAATGGAATTCCATATCGGGCATTTTTTGAAGCGAAACCTTCCCTAAAGCAAGAACTCGGAATTCCTTCTTCCAGATTTCTGATCGGAATGGTAGGAAGGATAAATCCCGGAAAAGGTCAGCTATTCTTCCTCCAGATTGCAGAGGAAATTTTAAAATCTTATGCCGATACTCACTTTGTCTTAGTGGGTGATCCATTTCCAGGATATGAACCTATTTTGGAAGAAATTAAAACTCAAATTCAGCAAAAAGGACTGGAAAGAAATGTTAGCTATTTGGGATTTCGGGACGATATTCCCGAGGTTATGGCATCATTGGATATTTTCATGTTGCCCTCAATCCTTCCCGATTCTTTTCCAACCGTTGTTTTGGAGGCGATGGCTAGCAGCAAACCTGTAATTGCTACAAAATCAGGAGGAGCTTCCGAAATGGTAGTGAACGGGGAAACGGGAATCCTTATTCCAGTGGGAGATATTGAGGAAGGGGTTAGGGCCTTAGAAACGCTTCTTTCGAACCATGAGCTTTCGCTACAAATGGGAAAAAATGGACAAGAACGAGTACTGCAAGTGTATAGCTTGGAATCCTTTGAACAAAAAATCACAGCTCATTTATGGCGAAATCTGAAAAGGAACTAA
- a CDS encoding GxxExxY protein, whose protein sequence is MHENEITFLIRGAIFKVYNTLGPGLLESSYEAALGYELVKSGLIVERQVGLPMVYEDLKLDVGYRLDLLVEKKVIVEIKSIELLQNIHHLQLMTYLRLAKLKVGLLVNFNTDNLPKNIIRKINGYL, encoded by the coding sequence ATGCACGAAAATGAAATTACCTTTTTAATCCGTGGTGCAATTTTTAAAGTCTACAATACCCTCGGTCCGGGACTTTTGGAATCTAGCTACGAAGCTGCTTTGGGATATGAATTAGTCAAATCTGGGCTGATAGTTGAGCGTCAGGTTGGTCTACCCATGGTTTATGAAGATCTGAAATTAGATGTTGGATATCGATTAGACTTACTGGTAGAGAAAAAAGTAATTGTAGAGATCAAATCGATCGAACTTTTGCAAAATATCCACCACCTGCAACTAATGACCTATCTGAGGTTGGCTAAGTTGAAAGTAGGTTTATTGGTTAATTTCAATACCGATAACCTGCCAAAAAATATTATCCGAAAGATTAATGGATATCTATAA
- a CDS encoding glycosyltransferase produces MAKSEKELKIAIMGAKGYPYVYGGYDTLIKELGERLVEKGVHVRVYNHRALFDTRPRYVNGIECIYTPAIESKSFTQLSHTLISMVHACFSDVDVIFVVNSGNGPFGLIARIFGKPTAINVDGLEWLRPKWKGIGSKYFYWASRMATKFYDQIINDSEEMRRVYLEHFGKDSEVIAYGANPRETVDPKHIERWNLESRGYYLIVGRLVPDNNADLIIEGFLTSSSQKKLVVVGDVPFSDPWANRLKSLSDPRLLFTGYVTDPNELAALYSHCYAYFHGHEFGGTNPAMLKALGYGCAILALDTPFNQEMLQNGKHGWYFEKKTESVKGTIENAEKDPDTLDHLRQTAQAGLTQKYNWDFVTKRYLEVFEKLAKK; encoded by the coding sequence ATGGCGAAATCTGAAAAGGAACTAAAAATCGCCATCATGGGAGCCAAGGGTTATCCCTATGTCTATGGAGGGTATGACACGCTAATCAAGGAACTTGGTGAAAGGCTCGTGGAAAAAGGCGTGCATGTCCGTGTATACAATCACAGAGCCCTATTTGATACTCGGCCACGGTATGTCAATGGAATTGAATGCATCTACACTCCTGCGATCGAATCCAAAAGTTTCACCCAACTCTCACATACTTTGATATCCATGGTCCATGCCTGTTTTTCGGATGTGGACGTGATTTTTGTTGTGAACAGCGGAAATGGTCCATTCGGATTAATTGCACGAATATTTGGGAAACCAACTGCCATCAATGTGGATGGTTTGGAATGGCTAAGGCCGAAATGGAAAGGAATAGGATCCAAGTATTTTTATTGGGCTTCTCGAATGGCCACGAAGTTTTACGACCAAATCATCAATGACTCCGAGGAAATGCGCAGGGTTTATTTGGAGCATTTTGGGAAAGATTCGGAAGTCATAGCTTATGGTGCAAATCCTAGAGAAACTGTCGATCCTAAGCACATCGAACGATGGAATTTAGAAAGCAGAGGATATTATTTGATCGTTGGAAGGTTGGTCCCAGACAACAATGCCGATCTGATTATTGAAGGTTTTTTGACTTCATCTTCTCAAAAAAAGCTTGTGGTGGTAGGAGACGTCCCTTTTTCCGATCCTTGGGCCAATCGATTAAAGTCGCTATCAGATCCCAGATTACTTTTTACAGGCTATGTCACCGATCCTAATGAATTGGCAGCTTTGTATTCACATTGCTATGCCTATTTCCACGGTCACGAATTTGGCGGCACGAATCCTGCAATGCTCAAGGCCTTGGGTTATGGTTGTGCGATTCTAGCTCTTGACACTCCTTTTAATCAAGAAATGCTTCAAAACGGAAAGCATGGATGGTATTTCGAGAAAAAGACTGAATCAGTAAAAGGAACTATAGAAAACGCGGAAAAAGACCCTGATACTCTAGATCATCTCCGACAAACGGCCCAAGCTGGATTGACTCAAAAATACAATTGGGATTTCGTGACGAAGCGGTATTTAGAAGTTTTTGAAAAACTAGCGAAAAAATAG
- a CDS encoding OsmC family protein, giving the protein MIRKATAVWNGSGKEGKGHLTTDSTVLNQTQYSFNTRFEDGVGTNPEELIAAAHAGCFAMKLSFNLSGANFPPQELDVTSQITFEEGTLKKSHLVLKAQVEGISEEQFAELVQDAEKNCPISRALNMEISVEYTLNA; this is encoded by the coding sequence ATGATCAGAAAAGCAACAGCCGTATGGAACGGAAGCGGCAAAGAAGGCAAAGGACATTTGACCACAGACAGCACCGTACTTAACCAAACCCAATACTCCTTTAATACCCGATTTGAAGACGGGGTAGGAACCAATCCGGAAGAACTTATCGCGGCTGCTCATGCAGGTTGTTTTGCGATGAAACTCAGCTTTAACCTCAGCGGAGCCAATTTCCCTCCACAAGAATTGGATGTCACTTCTCAGATTACTTTCGAGGAAGGAACTTTGAAAAAATCCCACTTGGTATTGAAAGCCCAAGTGGAAGGAATTTCAGAAGAACAGTTTGCTGAACTAGTCCAAGACGCTGAAAAAAACTGCCCGATCTCCAGAGCCTTAAATATGGAAATCAGTGTGGAATACACGCTAAACGCCTAA
- a CDS encoding M20/M25/M40 family metallo-hydrolase, which translates to MKKFLLNPALLAVIVSLFVIACDAPPSDEQLQSSLQKDVTYLAADDLGGRAIGTEGEQKAAEYLAKQFESLGLQAKGTEGFFQPFTVSKPTNPHEEAVIGTDGDGVTGRNVVGFLDKQSDKTIVIGAHFDHLGMGGQGSLHRGDSAIHNGADDNASGTAALLALATILKHEKLQSNVLFIAFSGEENGLWGSNYFVKNPTIDLSTVNYMINMDMVGRLKEDNSLAINGVGTSPSFAPVFDQINSDSLKLVTSESGVGPSDHTSFYLQDLPVLHFFTGQHEDYHKPSDDSDKINYEGLVKVVRYISRLVTALDAEPKLAFTKTKDSSDSPRFTVSMGVVPDYMFDGKGMRVDGVSEGKPAQAAGILKGDVVVQLGDSTVYDMMSYMRALSVFQKGDSTQVVIDRNGQKVEAVVKF; encoded by the coding sequence ATGAAGAAATTTCTTTTAAATCCAGCCTTACTTGCGGTCATTGTTTCGCTTTTCGTTATTGCCTGTGACGCTCCTCCATCGGATGAACAGCTTCAATCTTCCTTACAGAAAGACGTTACTTATCTCGCCGCCGATGACTTGGGAGGTCGTGCTATTGGTACCGAAGGAGAACAAAAAGCAGCTGAATACTTGGCTAAGCAATTTGAATCTCTTGGACTTCAAGCCAAAGGAACAGAAGGATTTTTCCAGCCATTTACAGTTTCAAAACCAACCAATCCTCATGAGGAAGCAGTAATTGGAACGGATGGTGATGGGGTCACTGGAAGAAATGTGGTTGGTTTTTTGGATAAGCAATCAGACAAGACAATAGTCATTGGAGCTCACTTTGACCACTTGGGAATGGGTGGACAGGGCTCGCTGCATCGAGGAGATTCTGCCATCCACAATGGAGCCGATGACAATGCCTCAGGAACGGCGGCCTTATTGGCATTGGCAACTATTTTAAAGCATGAAAAATTGCAAAGCAATGTCTTGTTTATCGCCTTTTCGGGCGAAGAAAATGGGCTTTGGGGTTCCAATTATTTTGTCAAAAACCCGACCATCGATCTTTCTACCGTTAACTACATGATCAATATGGATATGGTCGGAAGACTTAAGGAAGATAATTCCTTGGCGATAAATGGAGTTGGTACTAGTCCCAGTTTCGCTCCAGTGTTTGATCAAATTAATTCCGATAGCTTAAAATTGGTCACTTCCGAATCTGGCGTGGGTCCATCTGACCACACCTCTTTTTATCTTCAGGATTTGCCAGTGCTTCATTTTTTTACCGGTCAACATGAAGACTACCATAAGCCAAGTGATGATTCTGATAAAATCAATTATGAGGGTTTAGTCAAAGTGGTTCGATATATTTCTCGCTTGGTTACGGCTCTTGATGCTGAACCGAAATTGGCATTTACCAAGACCAAGGATTCCAGTGATTCTCCAAGATTCACTGTTTCCATGGGGGTTGTTCCTGATTACATGTTTGATGGCAAAGGCATGCGAGTGGATGGCGTGTCAGAAGGAAAACCCGCTCAGGCTGCAGGTATTCTCAAAGGAGATGTTGTCGTACAGTTGGGAGATTCTACAGTTTATGATATGATGAGTTATATGAGAGCCTTAAGTGTTTTTCAAAAGGGAGACTCAACCCAAGTGGTCATTGACCGAAATGGGCAAAAAGTAGAAGCTGTAGTCAAATTCTAA
- the rlmF gene encoding 23S rRNA (adenine(1618)-N(6))-methyltransferase RlmF codes for MSSRSVSKHHPRNLHQGSYDLVEISKSSPELLEFIFTNSYGTLTLDFSDPKAVLALNRALLKHDYQVDFWEIPAGFLCPPIPGRADYIHFLADLLIQSNNQKRPNWEKIRVLDLGTGANLIYPILGVSSYGWSFVGSEINLIAFESARKIKENNPSLQSKVELRLQGNSSKLFDSVILPDEFFDLTCCNPPFFESEEEALHANRRKVQNLKGIKAVKPSHNFGGQANELWTEGGELQFLRKMALESTQFKHQVFWFTSLVSKSAHVNPMRSYLEKLGVTTQKVIEMEQGNKKSRFIAWTFLNAKQQESWKSYRWK; via the coding sequence TTGTCATCACGTTCAGTGTCAAAACACCATCCTAGAAATCTCCACCAAGGCAGTTATGATTTGGTGGAGATTTCAAAGTCCTCTCCAGAACTACTGGAGTTTATTTTTACCAATTCCTATGGGACGCTGACTCTTGATTTTTCTGACCCTAAGGCGGTTTTGGCACTGAATCGAGCGCTACTGAAACACGATTACCAAGTTGATTTTTGGGAGATACCAGCTGGGTTTTTGTGTCCCCCCATTCCTGGTCGAGCGGATTACATTCATTTCTTGGCAGATTTGTTAATCCAAAGCAACAATCAAAAGCGACCAAATTGGGAAAAAATTAGGGTGCTTGATTTAGGGACTGGAGCAAATCTCATTTATCCCATCCTAGGTGTTTCGAGCTATGGATGGTCTTTTGTAGGGTCTGAGATAAATCTTATTGCCTTTGAATCAGCTCGGAAAATCAAGGAAAATAACCCTTCTCTACAATCCAAGGTGGAACTCAGACTCCAAGGCAATTCGTCAAAGTTATTTGACTCTGTAATCCTTCCCGATGAATTCTTTGACTTGACTTGCTGCAATCCTCCTTTTTTTGAATCTGAAGAAGAAGCCCTCCATGCAAACAGACGCAAAGTTCAAAACCTAAAAGGAATCAAGGCTGTAAAGCCTTCACACAATTTTGGTGGTCAGGCCAATGAGCTTTGGACAGAGGGTGGTGAGTTACAGTTTTTGAGAAAAATGGCTCTTGAAAGCACTCAATTCAAACATCAAGTATTTTGGTTTACGAGTTTGGTTTCTAAGTCTGCCCATGTCAATCCCATGAGATCCTACTTGGAAAAATTGGGAGTTACTACTCAGAAAGTCATCGAGATGGAGCAGGGAAATAAAAAATCTCGATTTATAGCTTGGACATTTTTGAATGCAAAGCAGCAAGAGTCTTGGAAAAGTTACCGCTGGAAATAA